From one Carboxydocella sporoproducens DSM 16521 genomic stretch:
- the ispE gene encoding 4-(cytidine 5'-diphospho)-2-C-methyl-D-erythritol kinase yields MEITLLAPAKINLTLEIKGRRPDGYHEVAMVMQSLELADTITCRLRSDGKIFLEGNHPEVAWNETNLAWRAAWLLQEVSGVKLGAEILVEKRIPVAAGLAGGSTDAAGVLRALNQLWNLNWSREKLAELGARLGSDVPFCLYGGTALATGRGEQIQPLPALPQHSLLLLKPPYGVSTAEIYGLYARMGRSQQGQTERMLAAVRTGNWQEVARHLANDLEQITLALAPDLKELKEAACRAGCPGVLMSGSGPTLFALINDEAQDQELAQRWQEAGQVIRTKTGLPLPLPGEEQM; encoded by the coding sequence ATGGAGATTACGCTATTAGCACCGGCCAAAATCAATTTAACTCTGGAAATCAAGGGCCGGCGTCCCGACGGCTACCATGAAGTAGCCATGGTGATGCAGTCCCTGGAACTGGCAGATACCATTACCTGTCGTTTGCGTTCAGATGGCAAAATCTTTCTGGAGGGAAATCACCCGGAGGTAGCATGGAATGAAACTAACCTGGCCTGGCGGGCGGCCTGGCTCCTGCAGGAAGTCAGTGGGGTCAAACTGGGGGCGGAAATCCTGGTAGAGAAGCGCATCCCGGTGGCGGCCGGCCTGGCCGGAGGGTCCACCGATGCGGCAGGGGTTTTGCGGGCCCTGAATCAGCTCTGGAACCTGAACTGGTCCAGGGAGAAGCTGGCCGAACTGGGGGCTCGCCTGGGGTCGGATGTGCCTTTTTGCCTCTATGGTGGAACGGCCCTGGCCACCGGCAGAGGAGAACAGATTCAGCCCTTACCGGCACTGCCGCAGCATTCCCTGCTGCTGTTAAAACCACCTTATGGAGTATCTACGGCAGAGATTTACGGGCTTTATGCCCGAATGGGCCGAAGTCAGCAGGGGCAAACGGAACGGATGCTGGCAGCTGTAAGGACCGGAAACTGGCAGGAGGTGGCCCGGCATCTGGCCAATGACCTGGAACAGATCACTCTGGCCCTTGCTCCCGACTTAAAAGAGCTAAAGGAAGCGGCCTGCAGGGCAGGATGTCCTGGAGTGTTGATGTCAGGCAGCGGCCCAACGCTGTTTGCTTTAATCAATGATGAAGCTCAGGATCAGGAACTGGCTCAACGCTGGCAGGAGGCCGGACAGGTAATCAGGACAAAAACCGGTTTGCCCCTGCCATTGCCGGGAGAGGAGCAAATGTAG
- a CDS encoding GntR family transcriptional regulator → MERRLIPVKLDSYKPLREIVFESLREAIINGTLKPGERLMEIQLAEEMGVSRTPVREAIRKLELEGFVVMVPRKGAYVAGISLKDIADVFEVRAALESLAAGLAAERITEEELEALERSLVKVAESTEADDLTSLISADTDFHDILYRASRNERLVQIVSNLREQIQRFRMTSLSHPGRMRVALEEHRKIVEAISERNVELAQQLAREHIENAENTMLNMMRKMEEEGAKG, encoded by the coding sequence ATGGAAAGAAGATTAATCCCGGTCAAACTGGATAGTTACAAACCTTTAAGGGAAATCGTTTTTGAATCCCTGCGGGAAGCCATTATCAATGGTACCCTGAAACCCGGGGAACGGCTGATGGAAATTCAGTTAGCCGAGGAAATGGGAGTGAGCCGGACACCGGTACGGGAGGCCATCCGCAAGCTGGAACTGGAAGGCTTTGTAGTAATGGTACCCCGGAAAGGGGCCTATGTAGCTGGCATTTCCCTGAAGGATATTGCTGATGTCTTTGAAGTGCGGGCCGCGCTGGAGAGTCTGGCTGCCGGCCTGGCGGCAGAGCGCATAACCGAAGAAGAACTGGAAGCGTTAGAGCGCAGTCTGGTTAAGGTAGCGGAATCGACAGAAGCGGATGACCTGACTTCCCTGATTTCCGCTGATACCGATTTCCATGATATTCTCTACCGGGCCAGCCGCAATGAACGGCTGGTGCAGATTGTCAGCAACCTGCGGGAACAGATCCAGCGTTTCCGCATGACTTCTCTGTCCCATCCCGGTCGGATGCGGGTGGCCCTGGAGGAACACCGCAAAATCGTGGAAGCCATTTCAGAACGGAATGTAGAACTGGCCCAGCAACTGGCTCGCGAACATATCGAAAATGCGGAAAACACCATGCTGAACATGATGCGCAAAATGGAGGAGGAAGGGGCGAAAGGCTAA
- a CDS encoding RidA family protein, protein MTKEIISTTAAPQAIGPYSQAVKVGNLLFCSGQIPIDPVTGQLVTGDIQTQTRRVLDNIKGLLEAAGSSLDKVVKATVFIKDMNQFVTINEIYATYFTANPPARSLVEVARLPKDVDIEIEVIALCE, encoded by the coding sequence ATGACAAAAGAAATTATTTCTACTACCGCAGCACCCCAGGCCATCGGACCCTATTCCCAGGCGGTCAAGGTGGGCAATTTGCTATTCTGTTCCGGTCAGATTCCCATTGATCCCGTCACTGGCCAGCTGGTTACCGGGGATATCCAAACCCAGACCCGCCGGGTGCTGGATAACATTAAGGGTCTACTGGAAGCTGCCGGCAGCTCTCTGGATAAGGTGGTAAAAGCAACGGTATTTATTAAGGATATGAATCAGTTTGTCACCATTAATGAAATCTACGCTACATACTTTACTGCCAATCCGCCGGCCCGCTCCCTGGTAGAGGTAGCCCGCCTGCCGAAAGATGTCGATATTGAGATTGAGGTAATAGCCTTATGTGAATAA
- the ilvA gene encoding threonine ammonia-lyase — MIEQAAVRLQGVAHRTPLDLSTTFSRLSGREVWLKHENLQKTGSFKLRGAYNRILTLSPEDKAKGVIAASAGNHAQGVAYGASAAGIPATIVMPEGAPLSKVSATRSYGARVVLSGISYDEAYQKAKEIQKQTGATFVHAFDDPEVIAGQGTIGLEILEEIEPEVVVAPIGGGGLVAGLATAIKGRNPRIKVIGIQAAGAPAMYLSKRAGSWQETIQVDTIADGIAVKKPGQLTFQIINDLVDEIVTVTDEEIAQAILMLLERGKTIVEGAGAVGVAALLAGKLPFSGRTVIVLSGGNIDVNMVATIINRGLSKAGRRLRFRTILVDKPGSLQKLLELIAGTRANVISITHDRTRPTLTYTQAEVILELETQDNQHIGEILAILQNNHYQVEIVS; from the coding sequence ATGATTGAGCAGGCGGCAGTCCGCCTTCAAGGGGTTGCTCACCGCACTCCCCTGGACCTGTCCACTACCTTCAGCCGTCTGAGTGGTCGGGAAGTCTGGTTAAAACATGAGAATCTGCAAAAAACCGGTTCTTTTAAATTGCGGGGCGCCTATAACAGGATTTTAACCCTGTCCCCTGAAGATAAGGCCAAAGGGGTAATAGCCGCCTCAGCAGGGAACCACGCCCAGGGAGTAGCATACGGGGCCAGTGCTGCAGGCATTCCGGCTACCATTGTCATGCCGGAGGGAGCTCCTCTCAGCAAGGTATCCGCTACCCGCAGTTATGGGGCTAGAGTAGTGTTGAGCGGAATTTCCTATGATGAGGCTTACCAGAAGGCCAAAGAGATTCAGAAACAAACCGGAGCCACTTTCGTTCATGCCTTTGATGACCCGGAAGTCATAGCGGGGCAGGGGACCATCGGCCTGGAGATTCTAGAGGAGATTGAACCGGAAGTGGTGGTAGCCCCCATCGGCGGCGGGGGGCTGGTGGCCGGACTGGCTACAGCTATCAAAGGTCGCAATCCCCGCATTAAAGTGATCGGGATTCAGGCGGCCGGAGCTCCGGCTATGTACCTGTCCAAACGGGCCGGCAGCTGGCAGGAGACCATTCAGGTGGATACCATTGCCGATGGGATTGCAGTTAAAAAACCGGGACAACTAACTTTTCAGATTATCAATGACCTGGTGGATGAGATTGTGACCGTTACGGATGAGGAAATTGCCCAGGCTATCCTCATGCTGCTGGAACGGGGCAAAACCATCGTAGAAGGGGCCGGGGCAGTAGGAGTGGCGGCGCTGCTGGCAGGCAAGCTGCCTTTCAGCGGTCGGACAGTGATTGTCCTTTCCGGTGGCAATATTGATGTGAACATGGTGGCGACCATTATTAACCGCGGTCTCAGCAAAGCTGGCCGCCGTTTGCGCTTTCGCACCATTCTGGTGGATAAGCCCGGCAGCTTGCAAAAATTGCTGGAGCTGATCGCTGGTACCAGGGCCAATGTCATCTCCATTACCCATGATCGTACCCGTCCGACTTTAACCTATACCCAGGCGGAAGTGATACTGGAACTGGAAACCCAGGATAATCAACATATTGGGGAAATTCTGGCGATACTGCAGAATAACCACTATCAAGTGGAAATAGTTAGTTAA
- the cphA gene encoding cyanophycin synthetase translates to MKIIRSQCYEEKNIYCFRPVVKGTIRIPPEHNLPSDRIPGLAALILAYLPGLMEHHCSRGYAGGFAERLREGTYPGHIIEHIALELQVQLGQDVYFGRTEERVEGLVDIIVECLVPQVGLAALAWAVKLVRFWYTGKPVPHLSTVLADLGAVYDRFGPGPSTLALLQAARRQGQPVMELGGGIWQIGYGRYARRLAGSLLENTSCLSADLVQDKALTKEILQRQGLPVLPGYPVRTLEEAWVRAEQLGYPVVLKDNFGHQGKKVYCHLQNGAELAECWWQKGKEGSWLLEKEGRGRNFRALLVDGQLVAVAERLPPRVKGDGQRTIRELIEELNRDPRRGQGHGRELTRVEIDAEVLRCLTSQGYTLEQVLPAGAEVNLRFQANLSGGGEAVDVTEEVGPELKKQLELAARLSGLNVCGVDFLAEDLHSPMPADQQQGILEINAAPGLRMHLNGKRGKEIADWIITRLDLQPSQKLPLFAVTGTNGKTTVVRCLAHLLALAGKKVGYTTSDGIYFDKQLIRAGDMSGPLSAREILQHPLVEAAVLETARGGILRQGLGFSYCDVAVYTNLSGDHLGQDGINSLAELADVKALVGEVVSRQGWIILNADDPQLLSMGPRFQGQLFLYTTRAENPWLARHLALGGQGLLVRQGWVLWVQGDQCLPLVKVKELPAAWGGLALHNLENMLAAAGAALAYGLKPELIARGLRTFSCDPETNPGRFNLWQLGKIQVLVDYGHNAAGFDRVLSALQAGGFGPITAVIGMPGDRRNQDIIRAGMVAGKYLHRAIVKEDSNLRGRQPGEMAALLCQGLRTVLSPQDIQVILPELEAVKQALLTAVPGETVVVFYEKLAPLVKLLQELGARPVRLAEYHKYVMMKGKLQIRGR, encoded by the coding sequence ATGAAAATTATCCGCAGTCAATGTTATGAGGAAAAAAATATTTATTGCTTTCGGCCGGTGGTGAAGGGCACTATCCGGATTCCGCCGGAGCATAATCTCCCTTCCGATCGGATTCCTGGTTTGGCAGCCCTCATCCTTGCTTACCTTCCCGGTCTTATGGAACACCACTGTTCCCGGGGCTATGCCGGCGGCTTTGCCGAACGGCTGAGAGAAGGAACATATCCCGGCCATATTATTGAACATATCGCGCTGGAACTGCAGGTTCAGCTAGGACAGGATGTCTATTTTGGCCGTACCGAGGAGAGAGTGGAAGGATTGGTTGATATCATCGTCGAATGCCTTGTACCTCAGGTGGGGTTGGCAGCTCTGGCCTGGGCGGTAAAACTGGTGCGGTTCTGGTATACTGGAAAGCCGGTACCGCATCTGTCCACAGTGCTGGCGGATTTGGGAGCGGTTTATGACCGCTTCGGACCGGGACCATCGACCCTGGCCTTGTTACAGGCGGCCCGTCGTCAGGGACAGCCAGTAATGGAGCTGGGTGGAGGCATCTGGCAAATCGGTTATGGCCGTTATGCCCGGCGGCTGGCAGGTAGTCTGCTGGAAAATACCTCTTGTCTTTCTGCCGATCTGGTTCAGGATAAAGCTCTCACCAAAGAAATTTTACAGCGACAGGGCCTGCCGGTACTGCCCGGTTATCCGGTCAGAACCCTGGAAGAAGCCTGGGTGCGGGCAGAACAGCTGGGTTATCCGGTAGTTTTGAAAGACAATTTTGGGCATCAGGGCAAAAAGGTATATTGTCATCTTCAGAATGGGGCAGAACTGGCGGAATGCTGGTGGCAGAAAGGGAAGGAAGGCAGCTGGTTGCTGGAGAAGGAAGGCAGGGGGCGTAACTTCAGGGCCCTGCTGGTGGATGGTCAACTGGTAGCGGTGGCTGAGCGTTTGCCTCCACGGGTCAAAGGGGATGGGCAGCGAACCATCAGGGAACTGATCGAGGAACTGAATAGAGACCCGCGCCGCGGTCAGGGCCATGGCCGGGAATTGACCCGGGTGGAAATTGATGCGGAAGTACTGCGCTGTCTGACCAGTCAGGGATATACTCTGGAGCAGGTATTGCCGGCCGGGGCTGAAGTGAACTTGCGCTTTCAGGCCAATCTATCCGGTGGCGGAGAAGCTGTTGACGTTACGGAAGAAGTTGGCCCTGAATTAAAAAAACAGCTGGAACTGGCAGCTCGCCTCAGTGGACTGAATGTCTGTGGGGTGGATTTTCTGGCTGAAGATTTGCATTCCCCCATGCCTGCTGATCAACAGCAGGGTATACTGGAAATCAATGCTGCTCCCGGATTGCGGATGCATCTGAACGGAAAGAGAGGTAAGGAGATAGCAGATTGGATTATAACACGGTTAGATCTTCAGCCCTCGCAAAAGCTTCCCCTCTTTGCGGTTACCGGTACTAATGGCAAAACCACGGTGGTGCGCTGTCTGGCCCATTTGCTGGCTCTGGCAGGCAAGAAGGTGGGATATACTACTTCTGATGGCATATATTTTGATAAGCAATTGATTCGGGCCGGGGATATGAGTGGACCTCTCAGTGCCAGAGAAATCCTGCAACATCCTCTGGTGGAGGCAGCGGTCCTGGAAACTGCCAGAGGTGGCATTCTGCGACAGGGATTGGGCTTTAGCTATTGTGATGTGGCGGTATACACCAATCTCAGCGGGGATCACCTGGGCCAGGATGGGATCAATTCCCTGGCGGAACTGGCAGATGTTAAGGCTCTGGTAGGGGAAGTGGTTTCCCGGCAGGGCTGGATAATCCTCAATGCTGATGATCCCCAGTTACTCAGTATGGGGCCTCGCTTTCAGGGCCAGCTGTTCCTGTACACAACCAGGGCGGAAAATCCCTGGCTGGCCCGGCATCTGGCCTTAGGTGGACAGGGATTACTGGTACGGCAGGGTTGGGTACTCTGGGTTCAGGGGGACCAGTGTCTGCCCCTGGTAAAGGTGAAGGAACTGCCGGCAGCCTGGGGAGGGCTGGCTTTACATAACCTGGAGAATATGCTGGCAGCAGCGGGAGCGGCCCTGGCCTATGGTCTCAAACCGGAATTGATTGCCCGGGGTTTACGTACATTCAGCTGTGACCCGGAAACCAATCCCGGCCGTTTTAACCTCTGGCAGCTGGGCAAAATCCAGGTCCTGGTGGACTATGGTCACAATGCCGCCGGTTTTGACCGGGTGTTGAGTGCCTTGCAAGCCGGGGGCTTTGGCCCTATAACTGCTGTGATTGGCATGCCGGGGGACCGGCGTAATCAGGATATTATCCGGGCCGGGATGGTGGCGGGCAAATATTTACATAGAGCCATAGTCAAGGAGGACAGCAATTTACGGGGGCGGCAGCCGGGGGAAATGGCAGCTTTGCTCTGTCAGGGTTTGCGGACAGTGCTTTCCCCGCAGGATATACAGGTGATTTTGCCTGAACTGGAGGCTGTAAAGCAGGCTCTGCTTACTGCTGTTCCCGGCGAGACGGTGGTGGTTTTCTATGAAAAACTGGCTCCGCTCGTCAAACTTTTGCAGGAACTGGGAGCCAGGCCGGTGCGATTGGCAGAATACCATAAATATGTTATGATGAAAGGGAAACTGCAAATTAGAGGAAGGTAG
- the glmU gene encoding bifunctional UDP-N-acetylglucosamine diphosphorylase/glucosamine-1-phosphate N-acetyltransferase GlmU gives MEGLAAVILAAGKGTRMKSRLPKVLHPVGGQPMVSHVMAACRTAGAQPVVLVIGHGAEQVQATLGPEQVYVEQKEQLGTGHAVMQAETVLRDFEGDILVVCGDTPLLRGETLAALAQYHRQQEAVATVLTMTMANPTGYGRIIRDEQGQVAAIVEEKDATPEQKAIREVNSGTYCFQAQALFAALQQITPNNAQGEYYLTDVLAIFRQQGQKVAAWQLSDDTEVMGINDRVALAEANRLFRERINRQQMLAGVTILDPATTYIEAEVKIGADTVIYPNTHLTGKTTIGAGCQIGPDTKIMDSQIGDGVEIQFSVVLQAEIGNDCTIGPFAYLRPGTHLAAGVKVGDFVEIKNAVIGQGSKVPHLSYIGDAEIGSGVNIGAGTITCNYDGYKKSKTIIGDGAFIGSNSNLVAPVTIGAGSLVAAGSTIVKDVPADALGVARAPQKNREGWAKARREAIEGGKA, from the coding sequence TTGGAAGGGCTGGCAGCAGTCATCCTGGCAGCAGGAAAAGGGACAAGGATGAAGTCCCGGCTGCCCAAAGTATTACATCCGGTCGGGGGCCAACCGATGGTCAGCCATGTCATGGCAGCTTGCCGTACTGCCGGAGCGCAACCGGTGGTGCTGGTTATCGGGCATGGAGCAGAACAGGTGCAGGCCACTTTAGGGCCGGAGCAGGTATATGTAGAACAGAAAGAACAACTGGGTACAGGTCATGCTGTCATGCAGGCAGAGACTGTATTGCGGGATTTTGAGGGAGATATTCTGGTTGTGTGTGGAGATACCCCTTTGTTGCGCGGTGAAACCCTGGCGGCTCTGGCCCAGTACCATCGCCAGCAAGAGGCAGTGGCTACGGTACTGACCATGACGATGGCAAATCCGACAGGTTATGGCCGGATTATCCGGGATGAACAGGGCCAGGTGGCAGCCATCGTGGAGGAAAAGGATGCTACCCCGGAGCAGAAAGCCATCAGGGAAGTCAACTCCGGTACATATTGCTTCCAGGCGCAGGCCCTCTTTGCCGCCCTGCAGCAAATCACCCCCAACAATGCCCAGGGGGAGTATTATTTAACGGATGTGCTGGCTATTTTCCGGCAGCAAGGGCAAAAGGTAGCGGCCTGGCAGCTGTCAGATGATACAGAGGTGATGGGTATCAATGACCGGGTGGCCCTGGCAGAAGCCAACCGGCTGTTCCGGGAACGCATTAACCGGCAGCAGATGCTGGCAGGAGTAACCATTCTTGACCCGGCCACTACTTATATAGAGGCGGAGGTCAAAATCGGCGCTGATACCGTCATTTACCCCAATACCCACTTGACAGGCAAAACCACTATCGGAGCTGGCTGCCAGATCGGTCCTGATACCAAAATTATGGACAGCCAGATTGGAGATGGGGTGGAGATCCAGTTCAGCGTGGTTTTGCAGGCGGAGATCGGCAATGACTGTACTATCGGGCCCTTTGCTTACTTGCGCCCTGGTACCCACCTGGCGGCCGGGGTCAAGGTGGGCGATTTTGTGGAAATTAAAAATGCAGTGATTGGCCAGGGCAGCAAAGTGCCCCATCTCAGTTATATAGGAGATGCGGAGATTGGCTCCGGGGTTAATATCGGGGCTGGCACCATCACCTGCAATTATGATGGTTACAAAAAATCAAAAACCATTATTGGCGATGGCGCCTTTATTGGCAGCAACAGCAACCTGGTCGCACCGGTAACTATTGGCGCCGGGAGCCTGGTTGCCGCTGGTTCCACTATTGTTAAGGATGTACCGGCTGATGCCCTGGGGGTGGCCCGGGCGCCGCAAAAAAACCGGGAAGGCTGGGCTAAAGCTCGGCGCGAAGCAATCGAAGGAGGTAAAGCATAA
- a CDS encoding ribose-phosphate pyrophosphokinase, with translation MGVRQMKIFTGNANPALAAEIAEYLGVNLGQAQVSRFSDGEIVVKINESVRGADVFVIQPTCSPANDHLMELLIMIDALRRASARRITAVIPYYGYARQDRKARGRDPITAKLVANLITVGGARRVMTMDLHAGQIQGFFDIPVDHLPGVPILAEYFRNKNLENAIVVSPDLGGVTRARALADRLGSAIAIIDKRRPEPNVAEIMNIIGDIEGKTVIMIDDIIDTAGTITLGAQALIERGAKEVYACCTHPVLSGPAISRIENSPIKELVVTNTIPLSEEKRSNKIKVLSVAPLLGEAILRVHEDLSVSMLFD, from the coding sequence ATGGGTGTGCGCCAGATGAAAATTTTTACCGGTAATGCCAACCCGGCGTTGGCAGCGGAAATCGCCGAATATCTGGGGGTTAATCTGGGACAAGCTCAGGTTTCCCGCTTTAGTGATGGCGAAATCGTGGTCAAAATCAATGAGAGCGTACGGGGGGCGGATGTATTTGTCATTCAGCCCACCTGTAGCCCGGCCAATGACCATTTGATGGAACTGCTGATTATGATTGATGCCCTGCGTCGGGCTTCTGCTCGCCGCATTACTGCCGTTATTCCTTATTACGGTTATGCCCGGCAGGATCGAAAAGCCCGGGGCCGGGATCCCATTACTGCCAAACTGGTGGCTAACCTGATTACCGTCGGGGGAGCTCGTCGGGTAATGACCATGGATTTACATGCTGGTCAGATTCAGGGCTTTTTTGACATTCCGGTGGACCACTTGCCCGGGGTTCCCATCCTGGCCGAATATTTCCGCAACAAGAACCTGGAGAACGCTATTGTTGTCAGCCCTGACCTGGGCGGAGTAACCCGGGCCCGGGCTCTGGCTGACCGGCTGGGCAGTGCCATTGCCATTATTGACAAACGGCGGCCGGAACCGAATGTAGCAGAGATAATGAACATCATAGGCGATATCGAAGGCAAGACAGTGATCATGATCGATGATATCATCGACACCGCCGGGACTATCACCCTGGGTGCCCAGGCCTTGATTGAGCGGGGGGCGAAAGAGGTTTATGCCTGCTGTACCCATCCGGTCTTATCCGGTCCCGCTATCTCCCGCATTGAAAACTCTCCCATCAAGGAACTGGTGGTAACCAATACCATTCCCCTCTCAGAGGAAAAACGCAGCAACAAAATCAAGGTCCTGTCAGTTGCGCCGCTTCTGGGTGAAGCCATTTTGCGCGTTCATGAGGACCTGTCAGTGAGTATGCTGTTCGACTAG
- a CDS encoding 50S ribosomal protein L25, with protein sequence MTGQNLTARIRERDGKGHNRRLRRSGWVPGVVYGNGIDGSILVAVDKVQLRQLLNSPGGRTRLLRLDSGLPTGPIDALIKEVQWDPVTEELLHVDLQKVETNRKVHAQVPVHLVGEAQGVKAGGIIQFNVRQLEVECLPQDIPAEITIDISHLKIGGMIRVKDIPVPPGCQIAQDPDTIIAAVIAPRMQVEDVEVEVVESVPAKQATTTAAS encoded by the coding sequence TTGACTGGTCAAAATCTGACAGCCAGAATTCGGGAGAGAGACGGAAAAGGGCATAATCGCCGCCTGCGCAGGTCCGGCTGGGTGCCGGGAGTTGTATATGGTAATGGTATTGATGGCAGTATTTTGGTCGCAGTGGATAAAGTACAATTGCGGCAACTGCTCAACAGTCCGGGCGGCCGTACCCGCTTGCTGAGACTGGATTCCGGCTTGCCTACGGGCCCTATTGACGCTTTGATCAAGGAAGTGCAGTGGGATCCTGTTACGGAAGAGCTCCTGCATGTGGATTTGCAAAAGGTGGAAACAAACCGCAAAGTTCATGCCCAGGTACCGGTGCACCTGGTGGGAGAAGCCCAGGGGGTAAAGGCCGGGGGCATTATTCAGTTTAATGTTCGCCAGCTGGAAGTGGAATGTTTGCCACAGGATATTCCGGCGGAAATCACCATTGACATCAGTCACCTGAAAATAGGCGGAATGATCCGGGTCAAGGATATCCCTGTTCCGCCTGGTTGCCAGATTGCCCAGGATCCCGATACTATTATTGCCGCAGTGATTGCACCCAGGATGCAGGTCGAGGACGTAGAAGTGGAAGTGGTTGAATCCGTACCAGCCAAACAAGCGACTACCACTGCGGCATCATAA
- the spoVG gene encoding septation regulator SpoVG codes for MLNITDVRIRKLSPEGKLKAIASVTLSNVFVVHDIKVVEGQKGLFVAMPSRKTSEGHYRDIAHPITSDFRQLISQVVLDAYQQAMVEEQVSA; via the coding sequence ATGCTTAATATTACCGATGTACGGATTCGGAAACTGAGCCCGGAAGGAAAACTGAAAGCAATTGCCTCTGTCACCCTGTCCAATGTCTTCGTTGTCCATGACATCAAAGTGGTGGAGGGTCAAAAGGGCTTATTCGTGGCGATGCCCAGCCGCAAGACTTCTGAGGGGCATTACCGTGACATCGCCCATCCTATAACTTCAGATTTCCGGCAGCTGATTTCCCAGGTGGTTCTGGACGCCTATCAACAGGCAATGGTAGAGGAACAGGTCAGTGCTTAA
- the purR gene encoding pur operon repressor has product MKIKRSARTIIIVQELLNRPHHLFPLTYFADELGVAKSSLSEDIGLIKETIARLQLGIVETVAGAAGGVRFLPLIGAEKRAKLAKELCQRLQEPERIIPGGFLYMNDIIYDPEIAGWIGQIFASRYVYQPPEYVLTVETKGIPLAMMTARALGVPLVIARDDSKVTEGSSVSINYVSGSTRRIQTMALARRSLPRQARVLIIDDFMKAGGTARGMKELLQEFEAEVVGTGVLIATVEPEQKLVGDYFSLLELVNIDEEKKQVEIRPAAWVTQPLAEEEGLWQL; this is encoded by the coding sequence GTGAAAATTAAACGCAGTGCCAGAACAATTATTATCGTACAGGAACTGCTCAATCGACCCCATCATCTCTTTCCCCTGACCTATTTTGCTGATGAACTGGGAGTAGCCAAATCCAGCCTCAGTGAGGATATTGGGCTGATCAAGGAAACTATAGCCCGGTTACAGCTGGGGATAGTGGAAACTGTAGCGGGAGCAGCCGGTGGGGTTCGTTTTTTGCCTTTAATCGGGGCGGAAAAACGGGCCAAACTGGCGAAAGAGCTCTGTCAGAGGTTACAGGAGCCGGAACGCATCATTCCGGGCGGATTTTTGTATATGAATGATATTATCTATGATCCGGAAATAGCCGGCTGGATCGGCCAGATCTTCGCTTCTCGTTATGTCTACCAGCCGCCGGAATATGTCCTGACCGTGGAAACCAAAGGCATACCCCTGGCTATGATGACCGCCAGGGCTCTGGGGGTGCCTCTGGTCATCGCCCGGGATGACAGCAAAGTTACCGAAGGGTCATCGGTGAGTATCAACTATGTTTCCGGTTCCACCCGACGCATTCAGACCATGGCCCTGGCCCGGCGCAGTTTGCCCCGGCAGGCCAGGGTCCTGATCATTGATGATTTCATGAAAGCCGGGGGTACGGCCCGGGGCATGAAAGAACTGCTCCAGGAATTTGAAGCGGAAGTAGTAGGAACCGGCGTCCTGATCGCTACTGTGGAGCCGGAACAGAAACTGGTAGGAGACTATTTCTCCCTGCTGGAGCTGGTAAATATTGATGAGGAAAAGAAACAGGTGGAAATCCGGCCAGCGGCCTGGGTAACCCAGCCGCTGGCAGAGGAGGAAGGTCTGTGGCAATTGTAG
- a CDS encoding NTP transferase domain-containing protein, which translates to MRALVLGGDAKCLRPLGQEPMLKRIIECLWSAQVVKEALVVGPVAQSPWPLPPGIAWVQGGENLSQSLQIGWEALRRRGVGNREYILLLSGDMPLLSPRHLQEFLTDCQGEHDAYYPIVRQEDNDRLYPGVRRTYVRLAEGTFTGGNVFLIRAGVMDNCMDLLERFISARKQPWRLARLLGPTFLWRWWRQTLTIADIARKLQQLTGFSGQAVICPHPEIALDLDKEEDWLWLEKGQYF; encoded by the coding sequence ATGCGTGCCCTGGTTTTGGGCGGTGATGCTAAATGTTTACGTCCGTTAGGCCAGGAGCCCATGTTAAAGCGCATTATTGAATGCCTCTGGTCAGCCCAGGTGGTCAAAGAGGCACTGGTTGTGGGACCGGTGGCCCAGTCGCCCTGGCCCCTGCCCCCGGGGATAGCCTGGGTACAGGGAGGCGAAAATCTTTCTCAATCCCTGCAAATTGGCTGGGAAGCCCTGCGGCGGCGAGGAGTGGGTAACCGGGAATATATCCTGCTCCTCTCAGGAGATATGCCTTTGTTGTCCCCCCGGCATTTGCAGGAATTTCTTACCGATTGCCAGGGGGAACATGATGCCTATTATCCTATTGTTCGCCAGGAGGACAATGACCGCCTTTATCCCGGGGTAAGACGGACATATGTCCGTCTGGCTGAAGGCACTTTTACCGGAGGCAATGTTTTTTTGATTCGGGCCGGGGTAATGGATAACTGCATGGATTTGCTGGAACGCTTTATTTCCGCCCGCAAGCAGCCCTGGCGCCTGGCACGATTGCTGGGGCCCACTTTTCTGTGGCGCTGGTGGCGGCAAACCCTGACCATTGCCGATATTGCCCGCAAGCTCCAGCAACTGACAGGATTTTCCGGTCAGGCGGTGATTTGTCCCCATCCGGAAATTGCCCTGGACCTGGATAAGGAGGAAGACTGGCTCTGGCTGGAAAAGGGCCAATATTTCTAA